From Candidatus Atelocyanobacterium thalassa isolate ALOHA, a single genomic window includes:
- the ftsH2 gene encoding ATP-dependent zinc metalloprotease FtsH2, whose product MKISWRILLLWTLPLLMVCFFLWQGQFLPASEQLGNSAANKRITYGRFLEYLDTNRVAGVDLYEGGRTAIVEIVNPELKDQVQQSRVDLPTYSPGLIAKIRSSHIRIESHPISNEGAIWGFLGNLLFPILLIGSLFFLFRRSSNLPGGPGQAMSFGKSKARFQMEAKTGIMFHDVAGIDEAKEELQEVVTFLKEPERFTAVGAKIPKGVLLVGPPGTGKTLLAKAIAGEAGVPFFSISGSEFVEMFVGVGASRVRDLFKKAKESAPCLIFIDEIDAVGRQRGAGIGGGNDEREQTLNQLLTEMDGFEGNTGIIIIAATNRPDVLDSALMRPGRFDRQVMVDAPDFKGRVEILEVHARNKKLADDVSLKSVARRTPGFSGADLANLLNEAAILTARRRKEAITTLEIDDSIDRIVAGMEGTPLVDSKSKRLIAYHEVGHAIVGTLVKDHDPVQKVTLIPRGQARGLTWFTPNEEQGLITKTQLIARIAGALGGRAAEEEVFGYDEVTTGAGSDLQQVSDVARQMVTRFGMSDLGPLSLENSSSEVFLGGGLMNRAEYSEEVAMKIDNQVRTLAKQSHEIAKKLIRDNREVIDRLVELLIEKETIDGEELRKIVAEYTYIPEKEQFIS is encoded by the coding sequence ATGAAAATATCTTGGAGAATTCTACTACTCTGGACTTTACCTCTTCTAATGGTTTGCTTTTTTCTTTGGCAAGGTCAATTCCTTCCAGCCTCGGAGCAATTAGGAAATAGTGCAGCCAATAAACGTATAACTTACGGGCGTTTTTTAGAATATCTAGATACTAATCGTGTTGCTGGTGTAGATCTTTATGAAGGCGGACGCACGGCTATTGTAGAAATAGTAAATCCTGAATTAAAAGATCAAGTGCAACAATCACGAGTAGACTTGCCAACATACTCTCCTGGCCTAATAGCAAAAATACGTTCATCTCATATAAGAATAGAATCTCATCCAATTAGCAATGAAGGAGCTATATGGGGGTTTTTAGGAAACTTACTATTTCCTATTTTACTTATCGGATCACTATTTTTTCTTTTTCGTCGTTCCAGTAATTTACCGGGAGGACCTGGGCAAGCTATGAGCTTTGGTAAATCAAAAGCTCGTTTTCAGATGGAAGCAAAAACTGGCATTATGTTTCATGATGTAGCTGGTATTGATGAAGCAAAAGAAGAGCTACAAGAGGTCGTAACCTTTCTTAAAGAGCCAGAACGTTTCACTGCTGTAGGAGCAAAGATTCCTAAAGGAGTATTATTAGTTGGTCCTCCAGGAACTGGTAAAACTCTTTTAGCTAAAGCTATTGCCGGGGAAGCAGGAGTGCCTTTTTTTAGTATCTCTGGTTCTGAATTTGTAGAGATGTTTGTAGGTGTTGGTGCTTCTCGCGTCCGTGATTTATTTAAAAAAGCCAAAGAAAGTGCTCCTTGCCTAATTTTTATTGACGAGATAGATGCTGTTGGCCGTCAAAGAGGTGCTGGGATTGGTGGCGGAAACGATGAAAGAGAACAAACTCTTAACCAACTATTAACAGAAATGGATGGTTTTGAAGGGAATACAGGAATAATAATTATTGCTGCTACTAATCGTCCAGATGTTTTAGATTCTGCTTTGATGAGACCTGGACGTTTTGATAGACAAGTTATGGTTGATGCACCTGATTTTAAAGGTAGAGTTGAAATTTTAGAAGTTCATGCTCGTAACAAAAAATTAGCTGATGATGTTTCTCTTAAATCTGTTGCAAGAAGGACTCCTGGCTTTAGCGGAGCAGATCTTGCTAATCTGTTAAACGAAGCCGCGATACTTACTGCCCGTCGTCGTAAAGAAGCCATAACAACTTTAGAAATAGATGATTCGATTGATCGTATTGTCGCCGGTATGGAGGGAACTCCACTAGTTGATAGCAAGAGTAAACGTTTAATTGCTTATCATGAAGTTGGTCACGCAATTGTTGGTACTTTAGTAAAAGATCACGATCCAGTACAAAAAGTTACTTTAATTCCTCGTGGTCAAGCTCGTGGATTAACTTGGTTTACGCCTAATGAAGAACAAGGACTGATAACCAAGACACAATTAATCGCTCGTATAGCAGGTGCTTTAGGAGGACGTGCAGCTGAAGAAGAGGTCTTTGGATATGATGAGGTTACAACTGGCGCCGGAAGCGATTTGCAGCAAGTTTCTGACGTTGCCCGCCAAATGGTAACTCGTTTTGGAATGAGTGATTTAGGACCTTTATCCTTAGAGAATTCTTCTAGCGAAGTTTTTCTAGGAGGGGGACTAATGAATCGGGCTGAATATTCTGAAGAAGTTGCCATGAAAATTGATAATCAAGTGCGTACTTTGGCAAAACAAAGTCATGAGATAGCCAAAAAACTCATCAGAGATAATCGTGAAGTAATTGATCGTCTTGTAGAATTACTCATTGAAAAAGAAACAATCGATGGTGAAGAGTTACGAAAAATTGTAGCTGAATATACTTACATACCTGAAAAAGAGCAATTTATATCATAG
- the argC gene encoding N-acetyl-gamma-glutamyl-phosphate reductase, translating to MTQSRLISVGIVGASGYGGMQLVKLLQEHPLVEIVYLGGKESAGKSYAEVYPHLGHKINLIIEPIDIDLIIARCEVVFLGLPNGYTCDIAPKLLSKGCKVFDLSADYRFKNLQVYSYWYNKKRNDIETANSAVYGLPELYRTDIQSTSLIGCPGCYPTASLLALSPLLKQGLILPETIIIDAKSGTSGGGRQAKMNLLLAEAEGSLGTYNVVRHRHTPEIEQICCDLTGHEVKIQFTPYLVPMVRGILSTVYASLRDPGLIRDDLLTIYNAFYRSSPFIKVLPKGVYPQTKWASGTNLCYLGLETDPRTGRVIVFSAIDNLIKGQAGQAIQCLNIMMGWDETLGLPQLCFYP from the coding sequence ATGACTCAATCAAGATTAATATCAGTTGGAATCGTTGGTGCTTCTGGATATGGAGGAATGCAATTAGTTAAGCTTTTACAAGAACATCCCTTAGTTGAAATTGTTTACTTAGGTGGAAAAGAAAGCGCTGGAAAATCTTATGCTGAGGTATATCCGCATTTAGGACATAAAATTAACTTGATAATAGAGCCTATTGATATTGATTTAATTATTGCTCGTTGTGAAGTCGTTTTTCTAGGCTTACCTAATGGCTATACTTGTGATATTGCCCCAAAATTACTTTCTAAAGGATGTAAAGTTTTTGATTTATCAGCAGATTACCGGTTTAAAAATTTACAAGTTTACAGCTATTGGTACAATAAAAAACGCAACGATATAGAAACTGCAAATTCTGCTGTTTATGGGCTGCCAGAACTATATCGTACTGATATTCAATCAACCTCATTAATTGGCTGCCCTGGATGTTATCCTACCGCTAGCTTATTAGCTTTATCACCTCTTTTAAAGCAAGGTTTAATACTTCCAGAAACCATTATCATTGATGCAAAATCAGGCACTTCTGGAGGAGGCAGGCAAGCTAAAATGAACTTATTACTTGCTGAAGCAGAAGGATCACTCGGTACATATAATGTTGTCAGACATCGTCATACACCAGAAATAGAGCAAATTTGTTGTGACTTGACAGGTCATGAAGTTAAAATTCAATTTACTCCTTATTTGGTACCTATGGTTAGAGGAATACTTTCAACTGTTTATGCAAGCCTTAGAGATCCAGGATTAATACGTGATGATTTATTAACTATTTACAATGCTTTTTATCGTTCTTCTCCTTTTATAAAGGTATTACCTAAAGGAGTTTACCCTCAAACAAAATGGGCTTCTGGAACAAATCTTTGTTACCTTGGACTTGAAACCGATCCACGTACAGGTCGAGTAATTGTTTTTTCTGCAATCGATAATCTTATTAAAGGACAAGCTGGTCAAGCAATACAATGTCTCAATATTATGATGGGATGGGACGAGACTCTTGGGTTACCTCAATTATGTTTTTATCCGTAG
- a CDS encoding YcjF family protein produces MPFYRLIILIFGLSLILGLIIWLVNSIYQLYIQISFTAPLLANILIFLITGISGFLIYTWAFYYNKLFARKFDSKYKENYLSKFTNRKKISLQDVKLIIDRVKNIKNKALKQSLLKRSKEIIDDLDRQEFKVILFGKGSVGKTSLINSLVGEVIGQVNSSMGTTKIGVSYRIKLKGLSSKVLITDTPGILEMGLKGEKRGKLAKQLSLQSDLLLFIVDNDLSQSEYQFLKFINSLGKKVLLIFNKIDLYSQKDRIKILNSLKNKTTNLLFVEDVILISANPQNRQLEMIQKVDLSPSINTLIRKIVIILRAEGQELISKNIITKSQRLEKEASQIIDSQRGKQSNKVINQYQWVTAGVVLVNPLPFFDMLATAAVNTQMIVEIGQVYECKLSSDEGKELALSLGKTLIGLQITKGAVEVLGKILQLNISSFLVGKVLQSVTVAYLTRIAGQSFVEYFSNNQSWGKGGIKEVVQRNFQLNKQDMFLKNFVEDAILKIINPLRDNLKSTDKKKLDKDEW; encoded by the coding sequence ATGCCTTTTTATCGTTTGATTATCTTAATTTTTGGGTTAAGTTTAATTCTTGGATTAATTATCTGGTTAGTTAATTCTATTTATCAACTTTATATACAAATTTCTTTTACTGCTCCCTTATTAGCTAATATTTTAATATTTTTAATAACAGGAATATCAGGATTTTTAATCTATACTTGGGCATTTTACTATAACAAACTATTTGCCAGAAAATTTGATTCAAAATATAAGGAAAATTATTTATCTAAATTCACAAATAGAAAAAAAATTTCTTTACAAGATGTAAAACTTATTATTGATCGTGTAAAAAATATTAAAAATAAGGCTCTAAAACAGTCTTTACTAAAACGCTCTAAAGAAATAATAGATGATCTGGATAGACAAGAATTTAAAGTCATTCTCTTTGGCAAAGGCTCCGTAGGCAAAACGTCTCTTATAAATTCTTTGGTTGGTGAAGTAATAGGTCAAGTTAATTCTTCGATGGGAACAACTAAAATTGGGGTAAGTTATCGTATTAAGTTGAAAGGACTATCTAGTAAAGTTTTAATCACAGATACTCCTGGTATTTTAGAAATGGGATTAAAGGGGGAAAAAAGAGGAAAGTTAGCAAAACAATTATCCTTGCAATCAGATTTATTACTATTTATCGTAGATAATGACTTATCCCAATCTGAATATCAATTTTTAAAATTTATTAATAGCCTTGGTAAAAAAGTATTATTAATTTTTAATAAAATAGATCTTTATTCTCAAAAAGATAGAATTAAAATTCTAAATAGTTTAAAAAATAAAACAACAAATCTTCTTTTCGTAGAAGACGTAATCTTAATATCTGCAAATCCTCAAAATAGACAATTAGAAATGATACAAAAGGTAGACTTATCACCTAGTATCAATACTTTAATTAGAAAAATCGTAATAATTTTACGAGCAGAAGGACAAGAACTGATTTCTAAAAATATTATTACCAAGTCCCAACGCTTGGAGAAAGAAGCGTCTCAAATTATTGATAGCCAAAGAGGTAAGCAAAGTAATAAAGTTATAAATCAATACCAATGGGTGACAGCAGGTGTTGTACTTGTTAATCCATTACCTTTTTTTGACATGTTAGCGACAGCAGCAGTTAACACGCAAATGATAGTCGAAATTGGTCAAGTTTACGAATGTAAGCTAAGTAGTGATGAAGGGAAGGAACTAGCTTTATCTTTAGGTAAAACTTTAATAGGTCTGCAAATAACCAAAGGAGCTGTCGAAGTTTTAGGGAAAATATTACAATTAAATATATCGAGTTTTCTTGTCGGAAAAGTTTTACAAAGTGTTACAGTCGCTTATTTAACGCGTATTGCAGGACAAAGCTTCGTTGAATATTTTTCTAATAATCAGAGTTGGGGAAAAGGAGGTATCAAAGAGGTGGTACAAAGAAATTTTCAATTAAATAAACAAGATATGTTTCTTAAAAATTTTGTAGAAGATGCTATTTTAAAAATTATCAATCCTTTAAGGGATAACCTAAAGTCAACAGATAAAAAAAAATTAGACAAAGATGAATGGTGA
- a CDS encoding tetratricopeptide repeat protein, whose amino-acid sequence MNELLPTIYLSGVVLLLGTLVFFVSIQTIRTTRTEKQFYKLQKKLQKEKGSAQEYYELGSLYLNKKLYIQATNLFNKGLEIGKNLEPENQALIYNALGFSYLSQEQIDLAIRNYKNAIKLHPQYIIALNNLANAYEKKQMIEKAVETYEQTLKSDLNNKIAKRRVKILSKRLATL is encoded by the coding sequence ATGAATGAACTTCTACCAACTATTTACTTGTCAGGCGTTGTTTTGCTCCTAGGAACGTTAGTTTTTTTTGTCTCTATACAAACCATAAGAACTACTCGTACTGAGAAACAATTCTACAAATTGCAGAAAAAACTACAAAAAGAAAAAGGTTCAGCTCAAGAATATTATGAATTAGGAAGTTTATATCTCAATAAAAAATTATATATTCAAGCAACTAATTTATTTAACAAAGGTCTTGAAATAGGTAAGAATTTAGAGCCAGAAAATCAGGCTTTAATATACAACGCATTAGGTTTTTCTTATCTATCTCAAGAACAGATAGATTTAGCAATTCGTAACTACAAAAATGCAATTAAACTTCATCCTCAATACATAATTGCACTAAATAATTTGGCTAATGCCTATGAGAAAAAGCAAATGATAGAAAAAGCTGTTGAAACATACGAACAAACTTTAAAAAGCGATTTAAATAATAAAATTGCCAAACGTAGAGTTAAGATATTAAGCAAACGCTTAGCTACACTCTAA
- a CDS encoding transporter substrate-binding domain-containing protein has protein sequence MFNSLKMYKLFLTFIVSFALVLNHNIVLSASLEEIRERKKIIIAVKNNTRPLGFLNSKNQLEGLEIDLAKQLAKDILGDSNAILFKFVNNQERLQTVIDGEVDIVIARMTIDSFRSRLINFSSYYYLDSTGIITKKHQIKDSSDLFNSTIAVINHSDTISVIRSNFPKTNLVGVDSYQEAFKLMESQKVDAFAADNSILTGWIQEYPQYHTLSLRLSSKSLGIGIPKGLKSSDLRNIINQSIYRLKISGWLDQRIKYWGLP, from the coding sequence ATGTTTAATTCTCTAAAAATGTATAAACTATTTTTAACTTTTATTGTTAGTTTTGCATTAGTTCTAAATCATAATATTGTTCTTTCTGCTAGTTTAGAAGAAATTAGAGAAAGAAAAAAAATAATTATTGCTGTAAAAAATAATACTCGTCCTTTAGGCTTCCTTAATAGTAAAAATCAACTAGAGGGATTAGAAATTGATTTAGCAAAGCAATTAGCTAAAGATATTTTAGGTGATTCTAATGCAATACTTTTTAAGTTTGTAAATAATCAAGAGCGTTTACAAACAGTCATTGATGGTGAGGTAGATATAGTAATTGCAAGAATGACAATTGATTCTTTTCGTTCTCGTTTAATTAATTTTAGTTCTTATTATTATCTAGATAGTACAGGAATTATTACAAAGAAACATCAAATAAAAGATTCATCGGATTTATTTAATTCGACAATAGCAGTAATTAATCATTCTGATACTATCTCTGTTATTCGTTCCAACTTTCCGAAAACAAACTTAGTTGGTGTTGATTCTTATCAAGAAGCCTTTAAATTGATGGAAAGCCAAAAAGTAGATGCTTTTGCCGCAGACAATAGTATTTTAACAGGATGGATTCAGGAATATCCGCAATACCATACACTATCTCTAAGACTTTCTTCAAAAAGCTTAGGAATTGGAATCCCAAAAGGATTAAAATCCTCTGATCTACGAAATATTATTAATCAATCAATTTATCGTCTAAAAATATCTGGCTGGTTAGATCAACGAATTAAGTATTGGGGTCTTCCTTAG
- a CDS encoding LCP family protein: protein MSFKKKNPNNLFNQKSSIENKGENIKWSRMSLGLIIVSIMSTTIGVLVAISLSSKPLQRSSLTENQEKAFSQNETISYTNLRLPKLSRPVNVLILGTKVLTSEINDKKATKNLGHHALVNSFKGLSDTVVLARFDPITRKLSILSIPRDTQAIIKHEIRKINEANYYGGPSLAAETISNLLGGVPINRYVRFNIQGVEKVIDALGGVKIYVPKNMKYTDHSQHLYINIKEGEQHIDGQKAVSFLRFRYDRYGDIGRVQRQQIFMRALVEQALKPKNLLRIPEILSIINSYIDTNLTVEELVALSGFASQIQRSNVQMLMLPGNFNGNGKHKVSYWLPDHNQIKNMVATYFDYGVPNLGIKEAAPNSLRIAVQNSTKNPELGQQVVDFLKNAGYQRTFISHQWPENLSKTRIIAQNGDSIGAAALRIDLGIGEVLVESTGNLASDITIVIGLDWEKYHSKSNP from the coding sequence GTGTCATTTAAGAAAAAAAATCCTAATAATTTATTTAATCAGAAATCTTCTATTGAAAATAAAGGAGAAAATATCAAATGGTCACGTATGAGCTTAGGACTAATAATAGTTAGCATCATGTCAACTACTATTGGAGTGCTAGTAGCTATTTCTTTATCATCAAAGCCTTTGCAAAGAAGTTCTTTAACTGAAAATCAAGAAAAAGCTTTTAGCCAAAATGAAACTATTTCTTATACCAATTTACGACTTCCAAAATTAAGTCGTCCTGTTAATGTCCTCATTTTAGGTACGAAAGTTTTAACATCCGAAATAAATGATAAGAAAGCAACAAAAAACTTAGGACATCATGCTTTAGTCAACTCTTTTAAAGGCTTATCTGATACTGTTGTTCTCGCTAGATTTGATCCTATAACTAGAAAGTTAAGTATCTTATCTATTCCTAGAGATACTCAAGCAATTATTAAGCATGAAATTAGAAAAATAAATGAAGCTAATTATTATGGTGGTCCTTCTCTTGCTGCAGAAACTATTAGTAATTTATTAGGTGGAGTCCCAATAAACCGTTATGTTAGATTCAATATACAAGGAGTTGAAAAAGTAATTGACGCTCTAGGAGGAGTGAAAATTTATGTTCCTAAAAACATGAAATACACTGATCATAGTCAACATCTCTATATTAATATTAAGGAAGGCGAACAACATATAGATGGGCAAAAAGCTGTTTCCTTTCTACGTTTCCGTTATGATCGTTATGGTGATATTGGGAGAGTTCAACGTCAACAGATATTCATGAGAGCTTTAGTTGAACAAGCACTAAAACCTAAAAATCTACTAAGAATACCTGAAATATTGTCAATTATTAATTCTTATATCGATACTAATTTAACTGTTGAGGAGTTAGTAGCTTTATCTGGTTTTGCGTCTCAGATACAACGTTCTAACGTACAGATGTTAATGCTTCCTGGTAATTTTAACGGAAATGGTAAACATAAAGTGAGTTACTGGTTGCCAGACCATAATCAAATTAAAAATATGGTTGCAACATATTTCGACTATGGTGTACCTAACTTAGGTATAAAAGAAGCAGCACCAAATAGCTTAAGAATAGCAGTACAGAACAGTACTAAAAATCCTGAATTAGGTCAACAAGTGGTTGATTTCTTGAAAAATGCTGGGTACCAACGTACTTTTATTAGTCATCAATGGCCAGAAAATCTTTCTAAGACGCGCATAATAGCGCAAAATGGAGATAGCATAGGAGCTGCAGCGTTAAGGATAGATTTGGGAATAGGTGAAGTTCTTGTAGAAAGTACTGGAAACTTAGCTTCTGATATTACAATTGTTATAGGCTTGGATTGGGAAAAATATCATTCTAAATCAAATCCGTAG
- the tkt gene encoding transketolase produces the protein MIAATRSLEELCINSIRFLAVDAVEKAKSGHPGLPMGAAPMAFVLWDKFMRFNPKNPKWFNRDRFILSAGHGSMLHYALLYLTGYDSVTIDDIKEFRQWGSKTPGHPENFETDGIEVTTGPLGQGIANGVGLALAEAHLAAKFNKPDATIVDHYTYVILGDGCNMEGVASEACSIAGHWGLGKLIALYDDNHISIDGSTDVAFTEDVSKRFEAYGWHVLHVENGNTDLVAIAEAIEKAKQVTDKPTMIKVTTTIGYGSPNRQNTAGIHGAALGAEEIALTRQNLGWEYEPFVIPENVLTHMGKSIDRGVDHESQWNLTLNDYKAKYPLEAAEFERYMSGRLPENWTQVLPSFTPEEAGLSTRKYSANMLNYLSPVLPELLGGSADLTHSNLTELKNSGDFQKGQYENRNVHFGVREHAMGAICNGIALHNSGLIPYCATFLIFTDYVRASIRLSALSQAGVIWVTTHDSIGQGEDGPTHQPVETVMSLRAIPTLTVIRPADGNECSGAYKIAIENAQSNLPTLLVLTRQNVPNLAGTSIEGVDKGAYTILDCDGEPDIILMGTGSEVSLCVSAAEQLSNMSKKVRVVSMPCWEKFEAQNAAYKESVLPKAVTKRLSVEAGISLGWTKYVGTEGDTISIDSFGASAPGKVCMEKFGFTIENVIAKAKMLLG, from the coding sequence ATGATTGCTGCTACCCGGTCGCTCGAAGAACTTTGTATTAACTCTATTCGTTTTTTAGCTGTTGATGCTGTTGAAAAAGCAAAATCAGGTCACCCAGGGTTGCCAATGGGCGCAGCTCCAATGGCATTTGTTTTATGGGATAAATTTATGCGGTTTAATCCTAAGAACCCAAAGTGGTTTAATCGTGACCGTTTTATTCTGTCTGCTGGACATGGCAGTATGTTGCACTATGCTTTGCTTTATTTAACTGGCTACGACAGTGTAACTATTGACGATATTAAGGAATTTCGCCAGTGGGGTTCGAAAACTCCTGGACATCCTGAAAATTTTGAGACTGATGGTATTGAAGTAACTACTGGTCCTTTAGGGCAAGGCATCGCTAATGGTGTTGGGCTGGCTCTTGCAGAAGCACATTTAGCAGCTAAGTTTAACAAGCCTGATGCTACTATCGTTGATCACTATACCTATGTCATTTTAGGTGATGGTTGTAACATGGAAGGGGTTGCCAGCGAAGCATGCTCTATTGCAGGACATTGGGGACTGGGGAAATTGATTGCCCTTTATGATGATAATCATATCTCTATTGATGGTTCTACTGATGTAGCATTCACAGAAGATGTGTCTAAACGTTTTGAGGCCTATGGATGGCATGTTTTACATGTAGAAAATGGTAATACTGATTTAGTGGCGATCGCTGAAGCTATTGAAAAAGCCAAGCAAGTTACCGATAAACCTACAATGATAAAGGTCACAACTACTATCGGCTACGGTTCTCCTAATAGACAAAATACTGCTGGAATTCATGGAGCTGCTTTAGGTGCAGAGGAGATTGCACTTACTCGACAAAATTTAGGTTGGGAATATGAACCTTTCGTCATACCTGAAAATGTTCTCACTCATATGGGCAAATCTATTGATAGAGGTGTAGATCATGAATCACAATGGAATCTTACTCTTAATGATTACAAAGCAAAATATCCTCTAGAAGCTGCTGAATTTGAACGTTATATGAGTGGTAGACTTCCTGAAAATTGGACTCAGGTACTTCCAAGTTTCACTCCAGAAGAAGCTGGATTATCTACTCGTAAGTATTCTGCTAATATGTTGAATTACCTTTCTCCTGTATTACCTGAGTTACTAGGAGGATCAGCAGATTTAACTCATTCTAATTTAACAGAACTTAAAAATTCTGGAGATTTCCAGAAGGGACAGTACGAGAATCGTAATGTTCATTTTGGGGTCAGAGAGCATGCTATGGGAGCTATCTGTAATGGAATAGCACTCCATAACTCTGGTTTGATACCTTATTGTGCTACATTTTTAATTTTTACTGATTACGTAAGAGCTTCTATAAGGCTATCTGCTTTATCTCAAGCAGGAGTAATTTGGGTAACGACTCATGATTCTATTGGACAAGGAGAAGATGGGCCTACTCATCAACCAGTAGAAACTGTAATGTCTTTACGCGCAATTCCAACTCTAACAGTTATAAGGCCTGCTGATGGGAATGAATGTTCAGGTGCTTATAAGATTGCGATTGAAAATGCACAAAGTAATTTACCAACTTTACTAGTACTTACTCGTCAGAACGTACCTAATTTGGCTGGAACCTCTATAGAAGGAGTTGATAAAGGAGCATACACCATACTTGATTGCGATGGTGAACCTGATATTATTCTTATGGGAACAGGTTCTGAAGTTAGTTTGTGTGTATCTGCTGCTGAACAATTATCAAATATGAGTAAAAAAGTTCGAGTGGTTTCTATGCCTTGTTGGGAAAAATTTGAAGCACAAAATGCAGCTTACAAAGAGTCTGTGCTGCCTAAAGCTGTAACAAAGAGATTGTCTGTAGAAGCAGGTATTAGCTTAGGATGGACAAAGTATGTAGGTACTGAGGGAGATACCATTAGTATTGATTCTTTTGGTGCTTCTGCTCCTGGTAAAGTATGTATGGAAAAATTTGGTTTTACCATTGAAAATGTTATTGCTAAAGCCAAAATGCTTTTAGGATAA